From Verrucomicrobiota bacterium, the proteins below share one genomic window:
- a CDS encoding FAD-dependent oxidoreductase has protein sequence MKYTFALLTALLFAPLTALQGAVNATGSDEPDAVRDVVVYGDSSGAVVAAIGAKRQGHSVILVNPTGFPGGMSASGLGATDFLGKRGTFGGIASEFYDALAAAYGTNYIRSFEPHVGRQVFEKMIADSGVTVVYNEKLDRAPGKGVKMNGRRIESITTLSGKTYCGKIFIDATYVGDLMAAAGVSYTVGREPERQYGESLAGVRRGDTKPRVHYTQGDKDHFIKDVDPYVKPGNPSSGLLPYVFRNEGLTNGQGDKKIQAYNYRVCLTTDPRLRIPIEKPAGYREIDHELLLRNFDAADHRLPALVEPLAGPQSKVDWNNMHAVGSDLPGANWDYPEASYEHRREIEKEHETYIRGFLWTMANNPRVPEAIRKRTSAYGLPKDEFTDNSGWPYMIYIREARRMVSDYVMTQHDCEGKRVAPDPVGLGSFGMDSHVVQHFVTERGYCVSDGVIWHVPPRPYGISYRSLIPRKGECENLLVTICISASHASYGSVRMEPVYMAISQSAVIAAGMAIDGKVSVQEVAYPALHEKLLAAKQIVDVSQAPASKPRAAKKKSTP, from the coding sequence GTGAAATACACCTTTGCACTCCTCACTGCCCTGCTATTCGCACCACTGACCGCGCTGCAGGGGGCAGTCAACGCAACCGGTTCTGACGAGCCAGATGCAGTTCGTGATGTCGTCGTTTACGGCGACTCGTCCGGAGCTGTCGTTGCCGCCATCGGAGCCAAGCGCCAGGGCCACTCGGTTATCCTGGTCAACCCCACTGGCTTCCCCGGCGGCATGAGCGCGAGCGGACTCGGTGCTACCGATTTTCTCGGCAAGCGCGGTACCTTCGGCGGGATCGCCTCGGAGTTCTACGACGCGCTTGCCGCAGCTTATGGGACGAATTACATCCGCAGCTTCGAGCCGCACGTGGGCCGGCAGGTGTTCGAGAAAATGATCGCAGATTCAGGCGTCACAGTCGTGTACAATGAGAAGCTCGACCGTGCTCCCGGAAAAGGCGTGAAGATGAATGGTCGTCGCATTGAGTCCATCACCACGCTTAGCGGCAAGACGTATTGTGGCAAGATATTCATTGACGCGACGTACGTGGGCGACCTGATGGCGGCGGCAGGGGTGAGCTACACCGTTGGCCGCGAACCCGAGCGGCAGTACGGCGAAAGCCTAGCCGGGGTGAGGCGCGGCGACACCAAGCCACGCGTCCATTACACGCAGGGCGACAAGGATCATTTCATCAAGGACGTCGATCCCTACGTCAAGCCGGGTAACCCCAGCAGCGGACTGCTGCCTTATGTGTTTCGCAACGAAGGCCTCACTAACGGGCAGGGCGATAAAAAGATTCAGGCCTACAATTATCGCGTCTGTCTCACGACTGATCCCAGGCTGCGCATCCCGATCGAGAAGCCGGCGGGCTATCGCGAAATCGATCACGAGCTGCTGTTGCGGAACTTCGACGCGGCCGACCACCGGCTACCGGCGCTGGTCGAGCCGCTGGCCGGACCGCAATCGAAGGTGGATTGGAACAACATGCATGCCGTCGGCTCGGATTTGCCTGGCGCCAATTGGGACTACCCGGAAGCCAGCTACGAGCATCGCCGCGAAATCGAAAAAGAACATGAGACCTATATTCGCGGCTTCCTGTGGACCATGGCGAACAATCCCCGGGTGCCCGAGGCGATCCGGAAAAGGACGTCCGCCTACGGTCTGCCCAAGGATGAATTCACCGACAACAGCGGCTGGCCTTACATGATTTACATTCGCGAAGCCCGCCGGATGGTTTCGGATTATGTAATGACGCAGCACGATTGCGAAGGCAAGCGTGTTGCGCCCGATCCGGTGGGTTTGGGATCGTTCGGAATGGACTCTCACGTCGTGCAGCACTTCGTGACCGAGCGCGGTTATTGCGTCAGCGACGGTGTGATCTGGCACGTTCCGCCGAGGCCTTATGGCATCTCCTACCGTTCGCTCATCCCGCGCAAGGGCGAGTGTGAGAATCTGCTCGTTACCATTTGCATTTCAGCCTCGCACGCGTCTTATGGCTCGGTCCGCATGGAGCCGGTTTATATGGCGATTTCCCAGAGTGCGGTGATCGCGGCGGGCATGGCGATTGATGGAAAGGTCAGCGTGCAGGAGGTCGCATATCCGGCCTTGCACGAAAAGCTGCTGGCCGCCAAACAGATCGTTGACGTCTCGCAAGCGCCTGCATCGAAACCAAGAGCGGCGAAGAAGAAATCCACTCCATGA
- a CDS encoding DPP IV N-terminal domain-containing protein, producing MAASLARPAPAASTSAEAGARLLAQAEPRIKAIYETNEFAMRSFRATWLPDGSGYLRLETPAGASGAEIASYDAASGQRTVVVTGEKLLVPATSQRLKIRGFLRSPSGNCFLLHIDLTSAESKTEHWLYEPASAALRPVEAGAGARFDPNAFSPDGQRLLGSRGADMIVFDLASGKTTLLTQDGDPGTIENGRASWSPDGKWIAYVQTDASAVPKRAVLVPGDPTYRTFRETRYERLGGPISTLRVGVVGAEGGPTRWIELPDQPGTFYLNQVSWAGNSDELLLEKLSRSRDAREFLLANHRSGMIAKAYAETDPAWVDMEPSANHGAEWIRGGQALVIISERDGWRRAYVVSRDGSSITPITAAGSDLIGRGQADDRSGWFYYFSSPTNATQRYLYRARLDGTGTPERLTPPDQPGTHRYVFSADSRWAFHTYSTFDKPPVTDLVQLPEHRSVRVLENNAVPAARVKRLIARPTEFLQLDIGGGVVMDAWMMKPRDFDPRKKYPVLVYVYGEPAGQTVLDDWGAGQALFHRAVADLGYIVVTMDNRGTPAPKGAAWRRAVFGSLGPLSTEEQAAGLEALARRCPFVDLSRVAIWGWSGGGSNTLNAMFRKPDLYHVGIAVVPKPQPQYYNAGYQEIYMRTPKDNPEGYRTCAPINYAEGLRGDLLIITGSGESNTHIEITEGLVNRLIALGKRFDYFVYPNRDHGLAEGKGSLVHVRMLIARYLIEHLPPGPR from the coding sequence GTGGCAGCATCATTAGCCCGCCCGGCACCGGCAGCCAGCACCTCGGCGGAAGCAGGCGCCCGTTTGCTGGCACAAGCCGAGCCGCGGATCAAGGCGATTTACGAAACGAACGAGTTTGCCATGCGCTCCTTTCGCGCTACCTGGCTGCCGGACGGCTCGGGTTATCTAAGGTTGGAGACGCCCGCCGGCGCGTCCGGAGCAGAGATCGCCAGCTACGATGCCGCCAGCGGCCAACGTACGGTCGTAGTGACGGGTGAAAAGCTCCTCGTTCCCGCGACCTCCCAGCGCCTGAAGATCCGGGGATTTCTCCGTTCGCCGTCGGGCAACTGTTTTCTGTTGCATATAGACCTCACCAGCGCCGAATCCAAGACCGAGCATTGGCTGTATGAGCCGGCATCGGCCGCGTTGCGCCCGGTGGAAGCCGGTGCCGGAGCGCGGTTTGATCCGAATGCCTTTTCACCGGATGGCCAGCGCCTTCTGGGTTCGCGCGGTGCGGACATGATTGTGTTCGACCTGGCCAGCGGCAAGACGACTCTGCTGACCCAAGACGGCGATCCCGGCACCATCGAAAACGGCCGCGCCAGTTGGAGTCCTGACGGCAAATGGATCGCCTATGTCCAGACCGATGCCTCAGCCGTCCCCAAACGGGCGGTCCTTGTGCCGGGCGACCCGACGTATCGCACTTTTCGGGAGACGAGATATGAACGGCTCGGCGGGCCGATTTCCACGCTCCGCGTCGGCGTCGTGGGGGCGGAAGGTGGTCCCACGCGCTGGATCGAGTTGCCCGACCAGCCGGGTACCTTTTACCTCAACCAGGTCAGTTGGGCAGGAAATTCCGACGAATTGCTCCTTGAGAAATTGAGCCGTTCGCGGGACGCGCGGGAATTCCTGCTCGCCAACCATCGCTCGGGCATGATCGCCAAGGCTTACGCAGAAACTGATCCTGCCTGGGTGGATATGGAGCCGTCAGCGAACCACGGGGCGGAGTGGATTCGTGGCGGTCAGGCCTTGGTCATCATCAGTGAAAGGGACGGATGGCGGCGCGCCTATGTGGTCTCGCGGGACGGTTCCAGCATCACGCCGATCACTGCGGCGGGCAGCGACCTGATCGGGCGCGGCCAGGCGGATGACCGGAGCGGATGGTTTTACTATTTCTCCTCGCCGACTAACGCGACGCAGCGCTACCTCTACCGTGCGCGCCTGGATGGAACCGGCACGCCCGAACGGTTGACGCCGCCTGACCAACCCGGCACGCATCGCTACGTGTTTTCTGCCGACAGCCGTTGGGCGTTCCATACCTATTCCACCTTCGACAAGCCGCCGGTAACCGATCTGGTGCAACTGCCGGAACACCGAAGCGTGCGCGTGCTGGAGAACAACGCCGTTCCGGCCGCCCGGGTCAAGCGGCTGATCGCGCGTCCCACCGAGTTTCTCCAACTTGATATTGGCGGCGGTGTGGTGATGGACGCCTGGATGATGAAACCGCGTGATTTTGATCCCAGGAAAAAGTACCCCGTGCTGGTGTACGTCTATGGCGAGCCCGCGGGGCAAACGGTGCTGGACGACTGGGGTGCCGGGCAAGCCCTCTTTCACCGGGCGGTGGCCGACTTGGGCTACATCGTGGTTACAATGGACAATCGGGGCACGCCTGCGCCCAAGGGGGCGGCGTGGCGCAGGGCGGTGTTTGGCAGCCTCGGACCGCTCTCGACCGAGGAGCAGGCTGCCGGTCTCGAAGCGCTGGCCCGTCGCTGCCCGTTCGTGGATCTCTCTCGCGTGGCGATCTGGGGCTGGAGCGGCGGCGGTTCGAACACGCTGAACGCGATGTTCCGCAAGCCGGACCTTTATCACGTAGGCATCGCCGTCGTGCCGAAGCCTCAGCCGCAGTATTACAATGCCGGGTATCAGGAGATTTACATGCGCACGCCGAAGGACAATCCTGAGGGCTACCGCACCTGCGCGCCGATCAACTATGCCGAGGGCCTGCGCGGCGACCTACTGATCATCACCGGCTCGGGCGAGAGCAACACGCACATCGAGATCACCGAAGGGCTGGTGAATCGGCTTATTGCGCTGGGTAAACGCTTTGACTACTTCGTGTATCCCAATCGCGATCACGGGCTCGCAGAGGGCAAAGGGTCGCTCGTTCACGTGCGGATGTTGATTGCCCGCTACCTCATTGAACACCTGCCTCCGGGGCCACGCTGA
- a CDS encoding glycoside hydrolase family 95 protein codes for MTNKAATPENAMSRRHFLLAASLATTELGFEPLTGRGALAQEDPDRVVAPGKLCLWYDCPAKVWMTEALPIGNGPMGAMLFGGTEVERIQFNEIRLWSGTRMAVEGLGDEGQDLGAYQAFGDILIHLGHDFSKVTHYRQALDLDRAVHQVTYEYNEVRYQRTAFASHPDGVIVIHLTANKPAACAGRIQLTDMHQARIAADGNKLSSVGKLRNGFEYEAQLLVLHKKGTVAMKQDEGGAKNPWNIVVPGTSLAFDQCDSVALILSAGTNFLQDDTKQWLGVHPHAAVTKRVDSAARQSVSELLARHVKDYQSLFRRFSLDVGTTAPDLLTKTTLARLEDYVKNKTSDPNLEALFCQFGRYLLISCSRPGSLPANLQGIWNDSNEPAWAGDYHSNINVEMNYWPAEPTNLAECHRPFIDYVTSIREVSAKNTRRKYGKVRGWTVQTMNNACGVSYWKWNPPGSAWYAQHLWEYFAFSRDQAYLRQTAYPVLKEVCQFWDDHLKQRPDGTLVTPDGWSPEHGPAEEGVTYDQEIIYDLFTNTIEAADVLGDDKEFRDHIAGLRDKLLKPKIGRWGQLQEWEADKDDPKDDHRHVSHLFALYPGRQITRATTPELAAAARVSLQARGDQSTGWSRAWKINFWARLWDGDHAYTMLRSLLNVVRETKTIYGKSGGGVYPNLFDSHPPFQIDGNFGAAAGFCEMLVQSHTGRIHLLPALPKAWPTGKVTGLCARGGFEVDMRWEDGRLTRAMIHSKAGLPCRVVCGDKGWEFNTKAGKSYPLTLASGVDPRSVS; via the coding sequence ATGACCAACAAAGCCGCCACACCAGAGAATGCCATGTCGCGGCGTCACTTCCTGCTTGCCGCCTCCCTGGCGACGACGGAGCTGGGCTTTGAACCGCTGACGGGCAGGGGTGCGTTGGCGCAGGAAGACCCTGATCGGGTGGTCGCCCCGGGCAAATTGTGCCTGTGGTATGATTGTCCGGCAAAAGTATGGATGACGGAAGCCTTGCCGATCGGCAATGGCCCCATGGGCGCAATGCTCTTTGGCGGCACCGAAGTCGAGCGAATACAGTTCAATGAGATCCGTCTCTGGTCCGGAACCCGCATGGCTGTCGAGGGACTTGGTGACGAGGGCCAGGATCTGGGGGCCTATCAAGCGTTCGGCGACATCCTCATCCATCTCGGGCACGACTTTTCCAAGGTGACCCATTACCGGCAGGCGCTCGACCTTGATCGCGCCGTTCATCAGGTGACTTATGAATACAATGAGGTGCGCTATCAACGCACCGCCTTCGCCAGCCATCCCGACGGAGTCATAGTGATCCACCTGACGGCCAACAAACCCGCCGCCTGCGCCGGCCGCATTCAGCTCACGGATATGCACCAGGCGCGGATTGCCGCCGATGGCAACAAGCTCAGCTCGGTGGGCAAGTTGCGCAATGGTTTTGAATATGAAGCCCAGTTGCTCGTGCTGCACAAAAAAGGCACGGTCGCGATGAAGCAGGACGAGGGCGGCGCGAAAAACCCGTGGAACATTGTCGTGCCTGGAACGAGCCTGGCCTTTGACCAGTGCGACAGCGTGGCCTTGATTCTCAGCGCGGGCACGAACTTTCTCCAGGATGACACCAAGCAGTGGCTGGGCGTGCATCCCCACGCTGCCGTCACGAAGCGGGTGGATTCCGCCGCCAGGCAGAGCGTGTCGGAGCTATTGGCGCGGCATGTGAAAGATTATCAATCCCTCTTCCGCCGATTTAGTCTCGATGTGGGAACCACCGCGCCGGATCTGCTGACCAAGACCACCTTGGCGCGGCTGGAGGACTATGTAAAAAACAAGACGTCCGATCCGAATCTCGAAGCCTTGTTCTGCCAGTTTGGCCGCTATCTGCTGATCAGTTGCTCGCGACCGGGATCCTTGCCCGCCAATCTCCAGGGAATCTGGAACGACAGCAACGAGCCCGCCTGGGCTGGCGACTACCACTCGAACATCAACGTCGAGATGAACTACTGGCCGGCCGAGCCGACCAACCTCGCCGAATGCCACCGGCCATTCATCGACTACGTCACCAGCATCCGCGAGGTCAGCGCGAAGAACACGCGGAGAAAATACGGCAAGGTCCGGGGCTGGACCGTTCAGACGATGAACAACGCGTGCGGCGTTTCGTATTGGAAGTGGAACCCGCCCGGCAGCGCGTGGTATGCGCAGCATCTGTGGGAATATTTCGCCTTTAGCCGTGACCAGGCCTATCTCCGCCAGACCGCCTATCCCGTGCTCAAGGAAGTCTGCCAGTTCTGGGACGATCACCTGAAACAGCGACCGGACGGCACGCTCGTCACCCCCGACGGTTGGTCACCCGAGCATGGCCCTGCCGAGGAAGGCGTGACTTACGATCAGGAGATTATTTACGACCTGTTCACCAACACGATCGAGGCTGCCGATGTGCTGGGCGATGACAAGGAATTCCGGGATCACATCGCCGGCCTTCGGGACAAGTTGCTCAAGCCGAAGATCGGGCGCTGGGGGCAATTGCAGGAATGGGAAGCCGACAAGGACGATCCCAAGGACGATCATCGGCACGTCTCCCATCTGTTCGCCTTGTATCCCGGCCGCCAGATCACTCGCGCCACCACCCCCGAACTTGCCGCGGCCGCCCGGGTCTCCTTGCAAGCCCGCGGCGACCAAAGCACTGGCTGGAGTCGCGCTTGGAAGATCAATTTCTGGGCCAGGCTCTGGGACGGCGATCACGCCTACACCATGCTGCGAAGCCTGTTGAACGTGGTCCGCGAAACGAAAACCATCTACGGCAAGAGCGGCGGCGGCGTTTACCCGAACCTGTTCGACTCCCATCCACCATTCCAGATTGATGGCAATTTCGGCGCGGCCGCCGGATTCTGCGAAATGCTGGTGCAAAGCCACACCGGACGGATTCATCTTCTGCCCGCGCTGCCCAAGGCTTGGCCGACCGGGAAGGTCACCGGTCTTTGTGCGCGCGGCGGATTTGAGGTGGACATGCGCTGGGAGGACGGCCGCTTGACCCGAGCCATGATCCATTCCAAGGCAGGACTGCCTTGCCGGGTCGTGTGCGGTGACAAGGGCTGGGAATTCAACACCAAGGCCGGGAAGTCCTATCCCCTCACACTCGCATCTGGGGTTGACCCGCGCAGCGTCAGCTAA
- a CDS encoding M24 family metallopeptidase, translating to MNLDAIQRELRKTGLDGWLFFDHHERDPLAYRVLGLKPPGHVSRRWYYFIPTHGEPRGLTHQVEPHVLDALPGAKIPYARWQEQEAGLRQLLEGAKIVAMQYSPRCAVPYVANVDAGTVELIRSLGVEVASSAELIQIFEAKWTSAQFEMHLEAGRRVDQIRHEAFEYIKQATRAGQSLNEYGVQQFVMRRFKERGLLTNWPPIVGANVNAADSHYSPPESGSASIRRGDLVLLDLWAKLNDEPDAVYYDITWMAFCGDEVPARMWNAFGVVLGARDAGIRLVQEAVAAGRTLRGFEVDDAVRGHIESCGMGAHIRHRTGHSIGREVHGVGANMDNTETHDERPVIPWTCFSVEPALYLPDFGVRTEVNVFVEEHSARVTGEMQTEFVRLC from the coding sequence ATGAACTTGGATGCCATTCAGCGGGAACTGCGGAAAACCGGCCTCGACGGCTGGTTGTTTTTTGACCATCACGAGCGCGATCCGCTCGCTTACCGCGTGCTGGGCCTGAAGCCGCCCGGTCACGTCAGCCGCCGTTGGTACTACTTCATCCCGACGCACGGCGAACCGCGCGGACTGACGCATCAGGTAGAGCCGCATGTGCTTGATGCCTTGCCGGGAGCAAAGATTCCCTACGCGCGCTGGCAGGAGCAGGAGGCCGGATTGCGGCAGCTTCTGGAAGGAGCAAAAATAGTCGCCATGCAATACTCGCCGCGGTGTGCGGTGCCGTATGTGGCCAACGTGGACGCGGGTACGGTGGAATTGATCCGCAGCCTTGGTGTGGAGGTGGCAAGTTCCGCCGAACTGATCCAGATCTTTGAGGCGAAGTGGACATCCGCCCAATTCGAAATGCACCTGGAAGCGGGCCGCCGGGTGGACCAGATCCGGCACGAGGCCTTCGAGTATATCAAGCAGGCTACGCGCGCCGGGCAATCGTTAAACGAATACGGTGTCCAACAATTCGTTATGCGGCGGTTTAAGGAGCGCGGACTGCTGACCAATTGGCCTCCCATCGTGGGCGCCAACGTCAACGCCGCGGATTCGCACTATTCGCCGCCCGAGTCGGGCAGCGCTTCCATTCGCCGCGGCGACCTGGTGCTGCTGGATCTGTGGGCGAAGCTCAACGATGAACCCGACGCCGTCTATTACGACATCACCTGGATGGCCTTTTGCGGGGACGAAGTGCCCGCGCGAATGTGGAATGCGTTTGGCGTGGTGTTGGGCGCGCGGGATGCCGGCATTCGCCTCGTCCAAGAGGCGGTCGCCGCTGGTCGTACTTTGCGCGGGTTTGAAGTGGACGATGCGGTACGCGGCCATATCGAGTCGTGCGGGATGGGCGCGCACATCCGGCACCGGACCGGACATTCCATCGGGCGCGAAGTCCACGGCGTGGGCGCCAACATGGACAACACGGAGACACACGATGAGCGGCCAGTCATCCCCTGGACTTGCTTCTCGGTCGAGCCGGCCCTCTACCTGCCGGACTTTGGGGTGCGCACGGAGGTCAATGTTTTTGTGGAAGAACACAGCGCCCGGGTGACCGGGGAAATGCAGACGGAATTTGTGCGGCTGTGCTGA
- the dapA gene encoding 4-hydroxy-tetrahydrodipicolinate synthase, giving the protein MKTKLHGVLVALVTPMKANEEIDFKTLAKQVETLIAAGVHGLIPLGSTGEFYALTAEERRNVLKATLEAASARVPVVAGTNAGSTRDVIAFSREAEQLGCDGVMLAPPYYSLPQPEELHAHIKAVNDAIGIPIMLYNYPGRTGVDMTPEFIEQLAELPRVRYVKESTGEIGRISTLLRRCGDRLGIFCGGDTVAFESLALGVVGWVGGVANVVPRSHVELYRLMIEKHDFAAARKLYFQMLPLLNLMEGGGKYTQWVKAACGLMGRPVGAPRAPLRAATPPELRQLKAALAEIPEGQRVQKGKL; this is encoded by the coding sequence ATGAAAACGAAATTGCACGGTGTCCTCGTCGCCCTAGTCACGCCGATGAAGGCGAACGAGGAGATTGACTTCAAAACCCTGGCGAAGCAGGTCGAAACACTGATCGCTGCAGGTGTCCACGGACTGATTCCTCTGGGCAGCACGGGCGAGTTTTATGCCCTCACCGCCGAAGAGCGCAGGAACGTGCTCAAGGCCACGCTGGAGGCCGCCAGTGCCCGTGTTCCGGTGGTAGCGGGCACTAACGCCGGCTCAACGCGCGACGTGATTGCCTTCAGCCGGGAAGCCGAGCAACTCGGCTGTGACGGGGTGATGCTGGCACCGCCTTATTATTCGCTGCCGCAGCCCGAGGAACTCCACGCCCACATTAAGGCGGTCAACGACGCCATCGGTATTCCGATCATGCTCTACAACTATCCGGGAAGAACCGGAGTGGATATGACGCCGGAATTCATCGAACAGTTAGCCGAACTGCCGCGCGTGCGTTATGTCAAGGAAAGCACTGGTGAGATTGGACGCATCAGCACACTTTTGCGGCGGTGCGGCGATCGGCTGGGCATTTTCTGCGGTGGCGACACCGTGGCTTTCGAGAGTCTCGCCTTGGGCGTGGTCGGGTGGGTCGGCGGTGTGGCCAATGTTGTGCCGCGCTCGCATGTCGAGTTGTACCGGCTGATGATTGAAAAACACGATTTCGCGGCGGCTCGCAAGCTCTATTTCCAGATGCTGCCGCTGCTGAACTTGATGGAAGGCGGCGGCAAATACACCCAATGGGTCAAGGCGGCGTGCGGCCTGATGGGGCGACCGGTCGGCGCACCGCGCGCCCCGTTGCGCGCGGCCACGCCCCCCGAACTTCGTCAACTTAAAGCCGCTCTCGCGGAGATACCCGAAGGTCAGCGCGTGCAAAAAGGAAAGTTATGA
- a CDS encoding Gfo/Idh/MocA family oxidoreductase, with amino-acid sequence MKSINDNPILNRRQFLRTTGQTATTLVAASSFAPAILSAPSPGKTIGVGCIGIGTRGGDLLNAVAAAPNVKVVAISDVYGPHRQKGIERSLNPDTKAYVDYQELLADPQVDAVVIATPDHWHCQMVLDALKAGKDIYCEKGFSRTLAEAKRMRDALKASKVVFQLGHQARQATCALQAKELIAQGILGPITLVRTGRFKSLEPGHANWRWYGYYGQWERPDPAQVVKEVDWNRWLGTAPKIPWNERHFWHWRCYYAYGTGYAGDLLSHEMDFVQYLLGHGIPDTCVCAGQVALLNDDREVPDTWVATYQFEKLSRMVTFEGSMNTTDSQPVTICGRDATLRFDDIAHNVNTFEITPAAHNQRVDIPKGYARGKTPSQPNHMVDWVNCIRTRGTPKCSADEAFIETATFLMSLKAQQERRMVRWDAAKEEIV; translated from the coding sequence ATGAAATCCATAAACGACAACCCTATCCTGAACCGCCGCCAATTCCTGCGGACCACTGGCCAAACGGCCACAACGCTGGTGGCCGCCTCGTCTTTCGCACCGGCGATTCTCTCCGCCCCATCCCCCGGCAAGACGATTGGTGTGGGCTGCATCGGCATCGGGACGCGCGGGGGGGACCTGCTGAACGCCGTGGCGGCCGCGCCGAACGTCAAAGTGGTGGCAATCAGCGACGTTTATGGGCCGCATCGGCAGAAGGGCATCGAGCGCAGTCTCAACCCGGACACGAAAGCGTATGTGGATTACCAGGAATTGCTGGCCGATCCCCAGGTGGACGCGGTGGTCATTGCCACACCGGACCACTGGCACTGCCAGATGGTGCTCGATGCGTTGAAGGCGGGCAAAGACATTTACTGCGAGAAGGGTTTCTCCCGCACGCTGGCGGAGGCGAAGCGGATGCGCGACGCGCTGAAGGCCAGCAAGGTGGTCTTCCAACTCGGGCACCAGGCGCGCCAGGCCACCTGCGCCCTCCAGGCGAAGGAACTGATCGCCCAGGGGATACTCGGCCCCATCACCCTGGTCCGGACCGGCCGGTTCAAATCGCTGGAGCCCGGGCACGCGAATTGGCGCTGGTACGGCTACTATGGCCAATGGGAACGGCCTGACCCGGCACAGGTGGTGAAGGAGGTGGACTGGAACCGGTGGCTGGGCACCGCGCCGAAGATTCCATGGAACGAACGGCACTTCTGGCACTGGCGCTGCTATTATGCGTACGGCACCGGCTATGCGGGAGACCTGCTATCGCACGAAATGGATTTTGTCCAATATTTGCTGGGGCACGGCATCCCGGACACCTGCGTGTGCGCGGGCCAGGTTGCCCTCCTCAACGACGACCGCGAGGTGCCCGACACCTGGGTGGCGACCTACCAGTTTGAGAAGTTGAGCCGCATGGTGACCTTTGAGGGAAGCATGAACACCACGGACAGCCAGCCGGTGACGATTTGCGGTCGCGACGCCACCCTGCGGTTCGATGACATTGCCCACAACGTCAACACGTTTGAAATCACACCGGCGGCGCACAACCAAAGAGTTGATATACCCAAGGGCTACGCGCGGGGCAAGACGCCGTCCCAGCCCAATCACATGGTGGATTGGGTCAACTGCATCCGCACTCGCGGCACGCCGAAGTGTTCGGCAGACGAGGCCTTCATCGAGACGGCCACTTTTCTCATGTCGCTAAAGGCGCAGCAGGAACGGCGCATGGTGCGGTGGGACGCCGCCAAAGAAGAAATCGTGTGA